The Sylvia atricapilla isolate bSylAtr1 chromosome 3, bSylAtr1.pri, whole genome shotgun sequence genome has a window encoding:
- the ZBTB24 gene encoding zinc finger and BTB domain-containing protein 24 isoform X2, whose product MAKTTDPSEKLIIHSKAHKDTILANFEEQRKNDFLCDITLIVENVQFRAHKALLAASSEYFSMMFVNEGEIGQSIYMLEGMVADTFGVLLEFIYTGCLCASEKSTEQILATAQLLKVTDLVWACRDYLESRSPGSAFPAESEASVLASDRKNYDPPKRKWGRPRKIKVVQEEEEESGANSTEDGQLRENNSMQNEQNYMKKDTEVEETVANEQASLRKDGEETEPACGSEAAVDLSAEKDENYDPKSEGIQSTQSRYSKRRIRRSIKLRDYKLLGDDDEKGLAKRTDGKRKRVGSEARCKDCGKVFKCNHFLAVHQRSHTGERPFTCSECGKGFSQKHSLQVHERMHTGERPYTCTICSKALTTKHSLLEHMSLHSGQKAFTCDQCGKYFSQKRQLKSHYRLHTGKCFNKGH is encoded by the exons ATGGCAAAAACAACTGATCCTTCTGAGAAACTGATCATCCACTCCAAAGCTCACAAAGATACCATTCTAGCTAATTTtgaggaacaaagaaaaaacgATTTTCTTTGTGATATTACTCTGATAGTGGAGAATGTGCAATTCAGAGCCCATAAAGCtttgctggctgccagcagtgAATACTTCTCAATGATGTTTGTAAATGAGGGTGAAATAGGGCAGTCAATTTACATGTTGGAGGGAATGGTTGCAGACACCTTTGGAGTTCTGCTAGAATTTATCTACACTGGTTGCCTCTGTGCCAGTgagaaaagcacagaacaaaTCCTGGCTACTGCACAGCTGCTGAAAGTGACTGACTTGGTATGGGCCTGTAGAGACTACCTGGAAAGCCGCAGCCCAGGCAGtgcatttccagctgaaagTGAAGCCTCTGTTCTTGCAAGTGACAGGAAAAATTACGATCCACCAAAGCGAAAATGGGGGCGACCAAGGAAAATCAAGGTTGtccaagaagaagaagaagaatcaGGAGCAAATTCTACCGAAGATGGGCAGCTGAGAGAGAACAACTCCATGCAAAATGAGcaaaattatatgaaaaaagaCACTGAAGTAGAAGAAACAGTTGCCAATGAACAGGCTTCACTGAGGAAAGATGGAGAAGAAACTGAACCTGCCTGTGGCTCAGAGGCTGCTGTTGATCTGTCAGCTGAGAAAGATGAAAACTACGATCCCAAATCTGAAGGAATCCAGAGCACTCAGAGCCGTTACAGCAAACGCAGAATAAGGAGATCAATCAAACTAAGAGATTATAAACTTCTTGGGGATGATGATGAGAAAGGACTGGCAAAGAGAACTGATGGAAAAAGGAAACGTGTGGGTTCTGAAGCTCGCTGTAAAGACTGTGGCAAAGTATTTAAGTGTAATCACTTCTTGGCTGTTCACCAGCGAAGCCATACAG GAGAGCGCCCTTTCACATGCAGTGAGTGTGGCAAAGGCTTCTCCCAGAAGCATTCTCTTCAAGTCCATGAGCGGATGCACACCGGGGAACGGCCATACACATGCACCATTTGCAGTAAGGCTCTGACCACAAAGCATTCTCTTCTGGAGCACATGAGCCTGCATTCAG GGCAGAAGGCTTTTACCTGTGATCAGTGTGGGAAATACTTCAGCCAAAAGAGACAGCTCAAGAGCCATTATCGACTACACACAG GAAAGTGCTTTAACAAAGGTCACTGA
- the ZBTB24 gene encoding zinc finger and BTB domain-containing protein 24 isoform X1: MAKTTDPSEKLIIHSKAHKDTILANFEEQRKNDFLCDITLIVENVQFRAHKALLAASSEYFSMMFVNEGEIGQSIYMLEGMVADTFGVLLEFIYTGCLCASEKSTEQILATAQLLKVTDLVWACRDYLESRSPGSAFPAESEASVLASDRKNYDPPKRKWGRPRKIKVVQEEEEESGANSTEDGQLRENNSMQNEQNYMKKDTEVEETVANEQASLRKDGEETEPACGSEAAVDLSAEKDENYDPKSEGIQSTQSRYSKRRIRRSIKLRDYKLLGDDDEKGLAKRTDGKRKRVGSEARCKDCGKVFKCNHFLAVHQRSHTGERPFTCSECGKGFSQKHSLQVHERMHTGERPYTCTICSKALTTKHSLLEHMSLHSGQKAFTCDQCGKYFSQKRQLKSHYRLHTGRSLPECNLCRRKFMDAAQLKKHLRTHTGEKPFTCEICGKSFTAKSSLQTHIRIHRGEKPYSCDICGKSFSDSSAKRRHCILHTGKKPFACPECSLQFARLDNLKSHLKIHIKEKQFQEASTAPSTNAHPEEVRNILQLQQYQLATSGGQEIQLLVTDAVHNINFMPSHNQGISIVTAENAPSMTTEHAANLALLAQPPQQLQNLLLSAQQEQAEQIQSINVIANQIEATQPEQMHVITLSKEALEHLHAHQGQNEQIHLAGSSHPAQHVQLAQESSQQSHSSHDTVPSQQVSEEQNQSVLVSESHQQPLSVNESSHEHPIQGQAF, from the exons ATGGCAAAAACAACTGATCCTTCTGAGAAACTGATCATCCACTCCAAAGCTCACAAAGATACCATTCTAGCTAATTTtgaggaacaaagaaaaaacgATTTTCTTTGTGATATTACTCTGATAGTGGAGAATGTGCAATTCAGAGCCCATAAAGCtttgctggctgccagcagtgAATACTTCTCAATGATGTTTGTAAATGAGGGTGAAATAGGGCAGTCAATTTACATGTTGGAGGGAATGGTTGCAGACACCTTTGGAGTTCTGCTAGAATTTATCTACACTGGTTGCCTCTGTGCCAGTgagaaaagcacagaacaaaTCCTGGCTACTGCACAGCTGCTGAAAGTGACTGACTTGGTATGGGCCTGTAGAGACTACCTGGAAAGCCGCAGCCCAGGCAGtgcatttccagctgaaagTGAAGCCTCTGTTCTTGCAAGTGACAGGAAAAATTACGATCCACCAAAGCGAAAATGGGGGCGACCAAGGAAAATCAAGGTTGtccaagaagaagaagaagaatcaGGAGCAAATTCTACCGAAGATGGGCAGCTGAGAGAGAACAACTCCATGCAAAATGAGcaaaattatatgaaaaaagaCACTGAAGTAGAAGAAACAGTTGCCAATGAACAGGCTTCACTGAGGAAAGATGGAGAAGAAACTGAACCTGCCTGTGGCTCAGAGGCTGCTGTTGATCTGTCAGCTGAGAAAGATGAAAACTACGATCCCAAATCTGAAGGAATCCAGAGCACTCAGAGCCGTTACAGCAAACGCAGAATAAGGAGATCAATCAAACTAAGAGATTATAAACTTCTTGGGGATGATGATGAGAAAGGACTGGCAAAGAGAACTGATGGAAAAAGGAAACGTGTGGGTTCTGAAGCTCGCTGTAAAGACTGTGGCAAAGTATTTAAGTGTAATCACTTCTTGGCTGTTCACCAGCGAAGCCATACAG GAGAGCGCCCTTTCACATGCAGTGAGTGTGGCAAAGGCTTCTCCCAGAAGCATTCTCTTCAAGTCCATGAGCGGATGCACACCGGGGAACGGCCATACACATGCACCATTTGCAGTAAGGCTCTGACCACAAAGCATTCTCTTCTGGAGCACATGAGCCTGCATTCAG GGCAGAAGGCTTTTACCTGTGATCAGTGTGGGAAATACTTCAGCCAAAAGAGACAGCTCAAGAGCCATTATCGACTACACACAG GCCGTTCACTGCCGGAATGTAACCTGTGTCGTCGCAAATTCATGGATGCAGCTCAGCTAAAGAAACATCTAAGAACACATACAG GTGAGAAGCCCTTCACTTGTGAGATTTGTGGCAAATCATTTACAGCTAAAAGTTCACTTCAGACTCATATTAGAATTCACAG aggagaaaagccATATTCTTGTGATATATGTGGAAAATCCTTCTCTGATTCCAGTGCTAAGAGAAGACACTGTATCTTACACACAGGCAAAAAGCCTTTTGCCTGCCCAGAATGTAGTTTGCAGTTTGCTCGTCTGGACAACCTGAAGTCTCATTTGAAAATTCACATCaaggaaaagcagtttcaggAAGCCAGCACCGCCCCGAGCACCAACGCTCATCCGGAAGAAGTGAGAaacattctccagctgcagcagtaCCAACTTGCCACCTCGGGAGGGCAGGAAATTCAGCTGCTGGTTACAGATGCAGTACACAACATCAACTTCATGCCCAGCCACAATCAAGGCATCAGTATTGTGACTGCAGAAAATGCCCCCAGCATGACCACAGAGCACGCTGCGAACCTCGCACTCCTTGCGCAGCCCCCGCAGCAGCTGCAAAACTTGTTGCTTTCAGCTCAGCAGGAGCAAGCAGAACAAATCCAAAGTATCAATGTGATTGCAAACCAAATAGAGGCTACCCAACCTGAACAAATGCACGTCATCACTCTTTCCAAGGAAGCACTAGAACATCTCCATGCTCATCAAGGACAAAATGAACAAATCCACTTGGCAGGATCTTCACATCCAGCTCAGCACGTGCAGCTGGCTCAGGAATCAAGTCAGCAGTCTCACTCCAGCCATGATACAGTTCCTTCCCAGCAAGTCAGTGAAGAGCAGAATCAAAGTGTACTTGTTTCTGAATCCCATCAGCAGCCTCTGTCAGTAAATGAGTCATCTCATGAGCATCCTATCCAAGGACAGGCTTTCTGA